A single region of the Halobacterium wangiae genome encodes:
- a CDS encoding SLC13 family permease, which yields MAVAGLSTPALVVFALIGVALVLFVSELIPNDITAMGVIVALASMEPVFGIDVGISPRDAISGFANPATVTIVGMYMLSAGIQKTGLVQRLGVYLADLTNGSETRALAATIGTTGPIAGFINNTPVVAVFIPMISDLAEQSKLSPSKLLLPLSYAAILGGTLTLIGTSTNLLASDFARVLVDGRSGIGMFEFTPLGVVVLVIGLAYLMTVGRRLTPGRIPVDADLVEEFDLEDHLAQVEVRADSPVVGSTVDEFENGDAADVVVLQLHRNGEVYPAPYSDIPIEVGDVLVVNGTLQAVNRFQEANDLRQLTREEVTEATFDDAPTDFELTKAIVGESSKYVGETVAETRIEEFQRAAVLAIRSGGDLLRTDLGDVTLQAGDLLLTRMPQESIEYFNENGDLYVADERAYDRLLEADVEEVAPLSPKTPVAVAIMAGVVAVAALDVAPIVIAAFGGVFAMVVTGCLRSADAYDAVSWNVIFLLAGVIPLGLAMEATGGAAVIAEGLVAADAVLPLLGVLLLTSVLTGFLANVITPVATIVLMIPVAVDAAAQLGANQFAFLLVVMFASATSFMTPIGYQTNLMVYGPGGYRFGDFLKVGAPLQLLLAVVTTVGVAVMWGL from the coding sequence ATGGCTGTTGCCGGTCTGTCGACGCCTGCGCTCGTCGTCTTCGCACTCATCGGTGTCGCTCTCGTCCTCTTCGTCTCCGAACTCATCCCCAACGACATCACCGCGATGGGCGTCATCGTGGCGCTGGCGTCGATGGAACCGGTGTTCGGCATCGACGTCGGGATCTCGCCGCGGGACGCGATCTCCGGGTTCGCCAACCCCGCGACGGTGACGATTGTCGGGATGTACATGCTGAGCGCCGGCATCCAGAAGACCGGTCTCGTCCAGCGACTCGGCGTCTACCTCGCGGACCTGACGAACGGCAGCGAGACGCGCGCGCTCGCTGCCACCATCGGGACGACTGGCCCGATCGCCGGGTTCATCAACAACACGCCGGTCGTCGCCGTCTTCATCCCGATGATCTCGGACCTGGCCGAGCAGAGCAAGCTCTCGCCGTCGAAACTCCTGCTACCGCTGTCCTACGCGGCGATCCTCGGCGGGACGCTGACGCTCATCGGCACGTCGACGAACCTCCTCGCGAGCGACTTCGCCCGGGTGCTCGTCGACGGGCGGTCCGGCATCGGGATGTTCGAGTTCACGCCGCTCGGCGTGGTCGTCCTCGTGATCGGGCTCGCGTACCTGATGACCGTCGGGCGGCGACTCACGCCCGGACGGATCCCGGTCGACGCCGACCTCGTCGAGGAGTTCGACCTGGAGGACCACCTCGCACAGGTCGAGGTACGGGCAGACTCCCCGGTCGTCGGGAGCACCGTCGACGAGTTCGAGAACGGCGACGCTGCGGACGTGGTGGTGCTCCAGTTACACCGCAACGGCGAGGTGTACCCGGCGCCGTACTCGGACATCCCGATCGAGGTCGGCGACGTGCTCGTCGTCAACGGGACGCTGCAGGCGGTCAACCGGTTCCAGGAGGCCAACGACCTCCGACAGCTCACCCGGGAGGAGGTGACGGAGGCGACCTTCGACGACGCGCCGACCGACTTCGAGCTGACGAAGGCTATCGTCGGTGAGAGCTCGAAGTACGTCGGCGAGACGGTCGCAGAGACACGGATCGAGGAGTTCCAGCGGGCGGCCGTGCTCGCCATCCGCAGCGGCGGCGACCTCCTGCGAACGGACCTCGGAGACGTGACGCTGCAGGCGGGAGACCTGCTGTTGACCCGGATGCCCCAGGAGTCCATCGAGTACTTCAACGAGAACGGCGACCTCTACGTCGCCGACGAGCGCGCCTACGACCGACTCCTCGAGGCGGACGTCGAGGAGGTCGCGCCGCTCTCCCCGAAGACGCCGGTCGCCGTCGCCATCATGGCCGGCGTCGTCGCCGTCGCGGCCCTGGACGTCGCTCCGATCGTCATCGCGGCCTTCGGTGGCGTGTTCGCGATGGTCGTCACGGGCTGTCTCAGGTCGGCCGACGCGTACGACGCGGTGTCCTGGAACGTCATCTTCCTGCTCGCGGGCGTGATCCCGCTCGGGCTGGCGATGGAGGCGACCGGTGGCGCCGCGGTCATCGCGGAGGGGCTCGTCGCCGCCGACGCGGTGCTACCGCTGCTCGGCGTCCTGTTGCTCACCTCCGTGCTGACCGGGTTCCTCGCGAACGTCATCACGCCGGTGGCGACGATCGTCCTGATGATCCCGGTGGCCGTCGACGCGGCCGCCCAGCTCGGCGCCAACCAGTTCGCGTTCCTGCTGGTCGTGATGTTCGCCTCGGCGACGTCGTTCATGACGCCCATCGGCTACCAGACGAACCTGATGGTGTACGGGCCGGGTGGCTACCGGTTCGGCGACTTCCTGAAGGTCGGCGCGCCGCTGCAGCTGTTGCTCGCGGTCGTCACGACGGTCGGTGTCGCAGTGATGTGGGGACTGTAG
- a CDS encoding FAD-binding oxidoreductase, translated as MTIREHASQHGHAQSLPLISESATVTEVEAMDQPRQTEIRAKLRELAAEYGFEDAVADRGPPDWEAVFDAATSADRRLAPQIGALRDRFERAHPALVRIAFETDEPFEFAAGQYLSIRYGNRTRAYSIASSPNREDTELCVRRVPDGRLSTRLCEELSVGDEIAVRGPHGHLLLEDVSERDLVFLATGTGVAPMKSMIDYVFEAGRDEHRGEPRNVWLFLGAAWADDLPYHEAFSDLAADHENFHYVPCLSREPWLTDWDGETEYIQDALLKYVDERALEDAAFGRHMARMLAERPTTTVDARIDPEAVEVYACGINAMVYSLETAVRRLGVPQRYVHCEGYG; from the coding sequence GTGACTATTCGGGAGCACGCGTCCCAGCACGGCCACGCGCAGTCGCTGCCGCTGATATCGGAGTCCGCCACCGTCACGGAGGTGGAAGCGATGGACCAGCCCCGACAGACCGAAATCCGGGCGAAGCTCCGCGAACTCGCCGCCGAGTACGGGTTCGAGGACGCCGTCGCCGACCGCGGCCCACCCGACTGGGAAGCGGTGTTCGACGCGGCGACGTCGGCCGACAGACGACTCGCGCCGCAAATCGGTGCGCTGCGTGACCGGTTCGAGCGCGCACACCCGGCGCTGGTCCGCATCGCCTTCGAGACGGACGAACCGTTCGAGTTCGCCGCGGGCCAGTACCTCTCGATCCGGTACGGGAACCGGACGCGGGCGTACTCCATCGCGAGTTCGCCGAACCGCGAGGACACCGAACTCTGCGTCCGTCGCGTCCCCGACGGCCGCCTCTCGACGCGGCTCTGCGAGGAGCTGTCGGTCGGTGACGAGATAGCCGTCCGCGGCCCCCACGGCCACCTCCTCCTGGAGGACGTCTCCGAGCGCGACCTGGTGTTCCTGGCGACCGGCACCGGCGTCGCGCCGATGAAGAGCATGATCGACTACGTCTTCGAGGCGGGTCGCGACGAGCACCGGGGCGAACCCCGCAACGTCTGGCTGTTCCTCGGTGCGGCCTGGGCGGACGACCTCCCGTACCACGAGGCGTTCTCGGACCTCGCCGCCGACCACGAGAACTTCCACTACGTCCCCTGTCTCTCCCGGGAACCCTGGCTCACCGACTGGGACGGCGAGACGGAGTACATCCAGGACGCCCTGCTGAAGTACGTCGACGAGCGCGCGCTCGAGGACGCCGCGTTCGGCAGACACATGGCCAGGATGCTCGCCGAGCGCCCCACGACCACCGTCGACGCGCGCATCGACCCCGAGGCGGTCGAGGTGTACGCCTGCGGCATCAACGCGATGGTGTACAGCCTCGAGACCGCCGTGCGTCGCCTCGGTGTCCCCCAGCGCTACGTCCACTGCGAGGGGTACGGGTAG
- a CDS encoding inositol monophosphatase family protein: MSDEYASVAERAAREGSEVALAAFRTDIDVETKSGKTDVVTQADRSAQRRVIEVIRETHLEDAIVGEEDDELKTVPESGAAWVIDPIDGTNNFVRDTQVWATSVAAVEDGECLAAANVMPALGDVYVSDDEAVTLNGESVTVSEKTDPETFVVAPTIWWDFDRRDEYANACRAIVERFGDMRRYGCAQAVLSMVASGQLEATVTNVEVNAWDSVAGVHMVRQAGGVVTDVHGDRWVPGCTGLVASNGEAHDAVLAAAREIRPEG; encoded by the coding sequence ATGAGCGACGAGTACGCGAGCGTCGCAGAGCGTGCCGCCCGCGAGGGGAGCGAGGTGGCGCTGGCGGCGTTCCGCACCGACATCGACGTGGAGACGAAGTCGGGGAAGACGGACGTCGTGACCCAGGCCGACCGGAGCGCCCAGCGCCGCGTCATCGAGGTCATCCGCGAGACGCACCTCGAGGACGCCATCGTCGGCGAGGAGGACGACGAACTGAAGACCGTCCCCGAGTCGGGCGCTGCGTGGGTCATCGACCCCATCGACGGGACGAACAACTTCGTGCGGGACACCCAGGTGTGGGCGACGTCCGTCGCCGCCGTCGAGGACGGCGAGTGTCTCGCCGCGGCGAACGTCATGCCCGCGCTCGGCGACGTCTACGTCTCGGACGACGAGGCCGTCACGCTGAACGGCGAGTCCGTCACGGTCAGCGAGAAGACGGACCCGGAGACGTTCGTCGTCGCGCCGACCATCTGGTGGGACTTCGACCGGCGCGACGAGTACGCCAACGCCTGCCGCGCCATCGTCGAGCGCTTCGGCGACATGCGACGCTACGGGTGTGCGCAGGCCGTGCTCTCGATGGTCGCCAGCGGCCAGCTCGAGGCCACCGTCACGAACGTCGAGGTGAACGCCTGGGACAGCGTCGCGGGCGTCCACATGGTCCGGCAGGCCGGCGGCGTCGTCACGGACGTGCACGGCGACCGCTGGGTGCCCGGCTGCACCGGCCTCGTCGCGTCGAACGGCGAGGCCCACGACGCCGTGCTCGCCGCCGCTCGGGAGATACGGCCGGAAGGGTAA
- a CDS encoding Lrp/AsnC family transcriptional regulator translates to MELDDTDRAILRALQTNARKPFSEIAREIEMSSATVHDRVNRMEEAGVIRGYHADVDPKAAGFGTSAIVGLRVEQGREDETLDRLAEIDGVQEVNLTTGEWDIILRVVAENTDKLRELMFERIANMDGFARSQTMVVLGTEYESKELPL, encoded by the coding sequence ATGGAACTCGACGACACGGACCGCGCGATCCTCCGCGCACTCCAGACGAACGCGCGGAAGCCGTTCAGCGAGATCGCCCGCGAGATAGAGATGTCCAGCGCGACCGTCCACGACCGCGTCAACCGCATGGAGGAGGCGGGCGTCATCCGCGGCTACCACGCCGACGTCGACCCGAAGGCCGCCGGCTTCGGTACCTCCGCCATCGTCGGCCTGCGCGTCGAACAGGGCCGCGAGGACGAAACGCTCGACCGACTCGCCGAGATCGACGGCGTCCAGGAGGTGAACCTCACCACCGGCGAGTGGGACATCATCCTCCGCGTCGTCGCCGAGAACACCGACAAACTCCGCGAACTCATGTTCGAGCGCATCGCCAACATGGACGGGTTCGCGCGCTCCCAGACGATGGTCGTCCTCGGCACCGAGTACGAGTCCAAGGAACTCCCCCTCTGA
- a CDS encoding DUF63 family protein encodes MSFPETGRERTWTAAVVAVLVALVGGSLLFRDTVYGGFVWQYFWGPVYADAQGARCAVWNGGNVELLFNNAACASAAEPVAYPGYTLVSEAGYAITLLASLIGVSFLLDRLRVAERTTFLYALFPFVLLGGALRVVEDANNAAELFGNTEPFLGYPLNALIISPVIYFVMFAITLTVLVAAVFLARRTDITDDYHRPLAATGTVLLAATILGLGYLAATRDYVSFIPVFTVLTLGLATVITGAVWWFVPRSLPTVYSGTERVGALILWGHAVDGVANVLGLDWGAELGYPRGDLGSKHPLNQYIVDFTHGVLPESVIHYTGDTWPFIVVKVLAVLLVLSLFDEELREEAPRYFTLMLVAVLAVGLGPGTRDMLRATFGI; translated from the coding sequence ATGAGCTTCCCCGAAACCGGCCGCGAACGGACGTGGACTGCGGCCGTCGTCGCGGTTCTGGTCGCCCTCGTCGGCGGTTCGCTGCTGTTCCGTGACACCGTCTACGGCGGCTTCGTCTGGCAGTACTTCTGGGGCCCGGTGTACGCCGACGCGCAGGGCGCGCGGTGCGCCGTCTGGAACGGCGGCAACGTCGAGTTGCTGTTCAACAACGCCGCGTGTGCGTCCGCCGCCGAGCCGGTCGCCTACCCGGGCTACACCCTCGTCTCCGAGGCCGGCTACGCAATCACGCTACTGGCGTCGCTCATCGGCGTCTCCTTCCTCCTTGACCGACTGCGCGTCGCCGAGAGGACGACGTTCCTCTACGCGCTGTTCCCGTTCGTCCTGCTCGGCGGTGCGCTCCGCGTCGTCGAGGACGCGAACAACGCGGCCGAACTGTTCGGGAACACCGAGCCGTTCCTCGGCTACCCGCTGAACGCGCTCATCATCAGCCCGGTCATCTACTTCGTGATGTTCGCGATCACCCTCACGGTACTCGTCGCTGCCGTCTTCCTCGCACGCCGCACCGACATCACCGACGACTACCACCGACCGCTGGCTGCTACCGGGACCGTCCTCCTCGCGGCGACTATCCTCGGGCTGGGCTACCTCGCGGCGACCCGGGACTACGTCTCGTTCATCCCCGTGTTCACCGTGCTCACGCTGGGGCTGGCTACGGTCATCACGGGCGCCGTCTGGTGGTTCGTCCCCCGTTCGCTCCCGACCGTCTACAGCGGCACCGAGCGCGTCGGAGCCCTCATCCTCTGGGGGCACGCCGTCGACGGCGTCGCGAACGTCCTCGGCCTCGACTGGGGAGCCGAACTCGGCTACCCGAGAGGCGACCTCGGCTCCAAACACCCGCTCAACCAGTACATCGTCGACTTCACGCACGGCGTCCTCCCCGAGTCGGTCATCCACTACACCGGCGACACGTGGCCGTTCATCGTCGTGAAGGTCCTCGCCGTCCTCCTCGTGCTCTCGCTGTTCGACGAGGAACTCCGGGAGGAGGCACCGCGGTACTTCACGCTCATGCTCGTCGCCGTCCTCGCAGTCGGCCTCGGTCCCGGCACCCGCGACATGCTGCGTGCAACCTTCGGCATCTAG
- a CDS encoding tRNA uridine(34) 5-carboxymethylaminomethyl modification radical SAM/GNAT enzyme Elp3, producing MSSDADGAFAAACEALVQRILEGDVGRDDVESAKLDVCSEHSAAKVPKHSELLDFAPDGRREELEEVLQRKPVRTASGVTPVAIMTSPHMCPHGKCLYCPGGPASEFSSSQSYTGHEPAAARGVQNDYDPYGQVTLRLHQLREIGHPVDKVELILMGGTMTARSHDYQEWFVKRALEAMNDYDLDADPRPAEGESFAQDPGEYEFSYLEDVIAENEYGDIRNIGTTFETKPDWCDPEQVDRMLDLGGTKVEVGVQTTYERINREMHRGHGVQASIDANRRLRDAAFKVGFHMMPGQPGMTEEMCLEDFRRIFEDEQWKPDYLKIYPTLVVRDTVTYDMWRNEEFQPLQNEEAAELVAEIKEMIPRYTRLQRVQRDIPADHIDAGVWKSNLRQLARQRMDEHGYTCECIRCREAGMNDEEPQDVELDVLTYDAAGGTEHFISFEDFDRDLLVGFARLRYPNDPVRRELENAALLRELHVYGGEVGVGDDTADGQHQHQGFGRRLMERAEEMAADAGFEKLSVISGIGARQYYKEKLGYYQDGPYVSKRLR from the coding sequence ATGAGTAGCGACGCCGACGGCGCGTTCGCGGCAGCCTGCGAGGCGCTCGTCCAGCGGATCCTCGAGGGCGACGTCGGCCGCGACGACGTCGAGAGCGCGAAACTGGACGTCTGCTCGGAGCACTCCGCGGCGAAGGTGCCCAAGCACTCCGAGCTGCTGGACTTCGCGCCCGACGGCCGCCGCGAGGAACTGGAGGAGGTCCTCCAGCGCAAGCCGGTGCGGACGGCGTCGGGTGTGACCCCCGTCGCCATCATGACGAGTCCGCACATGTGCCCGCACGGGAAGTGCCTCTACTGTCCGGGCGGCCCCGCTTCGGAGTTCTCGTCCAGTCAGTCCTACACCGGCCACGAGCCCGCAGCGGCCCGCGGCGTGCAGAACGACTACGACCCGTACGGACAGGTGACGCTGCGCCTCCACCAGCTCCGGGAGATCGGCCACCCCGTGGACAAGGTCGAACTCATCCTGATGGGCGGGACGATGACCGCGCGCAGCCACGACTACCAGGAGTGGTTCGTGAAGCGCGCGCTCGAGGCGATGAACGACTACGACCTCGACGCCGACCCCCGGCCCGCCGAGGGCGAGTCGTTCGCCCAGGACCCCGGAGAGTACGAGTTCAGCTACCTGGAGGACGTCATCGCGGAGAACGAGTACGGCGACATCCGGAACATCGGGACGACGTTCGAGACGAAGCCCGACTGGTGTGACCCCGAACAGGTGGACCGGATGCTGGACCTCGGCGGTACGAAGGTCGAGGTCGGGGTGCAGACGACCTACGAGCGCATCAACCGCGAGATGCACCGCGGGCACGGCGTGCAGGCCTCCATCGACGCCAACCGTCGGCTCCGCGACGCGGCGTTCAAGGTCGGCTTCCACATGATGCCCGGCCAGCCCGGGATGACCGAGGAGATGTGTCTGGAGGACTTCCGGCGGATCTTCGAGGACGAGCAGTGGAAGCCGGACTACCTCAAGATCTACCCGACGCTGGTCGTCCGCGACACCGTCACGTACGACATGTGGCGCAACGAGGAGTTCCAGCCGCTCCAGAACGAGGAAGCCGCCGAGCTGGTCGCCGAGATCAAGGAGATGATCCCGCGCTACACGCGCCTCCAGCGCGTCCAGCGGGACATCCCCGCGGACCACATCGACGCCGGCGTCTGGAAGTCGAACCTCCGACAGCTCGCCCGCCAGCGGATGGACGAACACGGCTACACCTGCGAGTGCATCCGCTGCCGGGAAGCCGGGATGAACGACGAGGAGCCACAGGACGTCGAACTCGACGTACTGACCTACGACGCCGCGGGCGGCACGGAGCACTTCATCAGCTTCGAGGACTTCGACCGCGACCTCCTCGTCGGGTTCGCGCGCCTCCGCTACCCGAACGATCCGGTGCGCCGTGAACTGGAGAACGCGGCGCTCCTCCGTGAACTCCACGTCTACGGCGGCGAAGTCGGCGTGGGGGACGACACCGCGGACGGCCAGCACCAGCACCAGGGCTTCGGCCGCCGCCTGATGGAGCGTGCCGAGGAAATGGCCGCCGACGCCGGCTTCGAGAAGCTCTCGGTCATCTCGGGCATCGGCGCACGCCAGTACTACAAGGAGAAGCTCGGCTACTACCAGGACGGGCCGTACGTCAGCAAGCGGCTCCGGTAG
- a CDS encoding DHH family phosphoesterase has product MGSCIVCGASTDGRICDTHEEDVAFEFRGRSPNQLTSGRFYRGSVDGFAEFGVFVDIGDNVTGLLHRSEVPGRVESLDWDAGDEVYVQVTGVHDNGNVDLGWSIRQTERDFRGHLVDDPSAESNAELPDEDDSDDAAADPAETDESADATQADADSETETADGGTPVADDANEFEFGEDDDAESAESEPAESEPDEEAPAADAEADDTDETSAEEAPQRVSIADLADHVDERVAVEGEITSARQTSGPTVFELADETGTVDCAAFVEAGVRAYPETDAGDVVRIVGDVERRRGELQVETEDLTVLDGQAADDVSTRMEDALTEEASPNVTELLADDPAVEAIHDDLVDAATAIRRAVVDSRPVIVRHTTTVEGYVAGTAIERALLPLIREKHARSDAEYHYVDRRPLDDAFYTIDDATGDVTDMLEAAERHDEKHPLFVLVGAGSTSESTDAIDLLDMYDVDTVAVDGGYTDEAAGADVLVSPTDAGEDPVNTGALGAQLAAFVNDDVREDLYHLPAVAYWEELPAAYADLADTTDYSRETLENLRDAIALEAFYQSYEDKRELISDLLWGEADDSLITHVSAQFRERLDTELATAEPHLRVRGENGVTFEVLDVDDYTHQYDFPPVDLLLDALHRRNDRADVLVGVSGDELRVRSDDSVDVRAVGGRIAEELPEAGVLTRGARDGRIEFLSGEQAAVVDAVVSGIADQLA; this is encoded by the coding sequence ATGGGTTCATGTATTGTCTGCGGCGCCTCCACCGACGGCCGCATCTGTGACACGCACGAAGAAGACGTCGCGTTCGAGTTCCGAGGACGGTCCCCCAACCAGTTGACGTCCGGCCGCTTCTACCGCGGGAGTGTCGACGGGTTCGCCGAGTTCGGCGTCTTCGTCGACATCGGCGACAACGTCACCGGGCTGCTCCACCGTAGCGAAGTTCCCGGCCGCGTCGAGTCCCTCGACTGGGACGCCGGCGACGAGGTCTACGTCCAGGTGACGGGCGTCCACGACAACGGCAACGTCGACCTCGGCTGGTCCATCCGACAGACCGAGCGCGACTTCCGGGGCCACCTCGTCGACGACCCGAGCGCCGAGTCGAACGCCGAACTCCCTGACGAAGACGACAGCGACGACGCAGCAGCCGACCCGGCCGAGACCGACGAGTCGGCCGACGCGACCCAGGCGGACGCCGACTCGGAGACGGAGACGGCCGACGGCGGCACGCCGGTCGCCGACGACGCCAACGAGTTCGAGTTCGGCGAGGACGACGACGCGGAGTCCGCCGAGAGCGAACCTGCCGAGAGCGAACCCGACGAGGAAGCGCCGGCCGCCGACGCGGAGGCCGACGACACAGACGAGACGTCCGCCGAAGAGGCCCCACAGCGGGTCTCCATCGCCGACCTCGCCGACCACGTCGACGAGCGCGTCGCCGTCGAGGGCGAGATCACGAGCGCGCGCCAGACCAGCGGCCCGACCGTGTTCGAACTCGCCGACGAGACCGGCACCGTCGACTGCGCGGCGTTCGTCGAGGCAGGCGTTCGCGCGTACCCCGAGACCGACGCGGGCGACGTCGTCCGCATCGTCGGCGACGTCGAACGCCGCCGCGGCGAACTGCAGGTCGAGACCGAGGACCTGACCGTCCTCGACGGACAGGCAGCCGACGACGTCTCCACCCGCATGGAGGACGCACTCACCGAGGAGGCCAGCCCCAACGTCACCGAACTGCTCGCCGACGACCCGGCGGTCGAGGCGATCCACGACGACCTCGTGGACGCCGCGACGGCCATCCGCCGCGCGGTCGTCGACTCCCGCCCGGTCATCGTCCGCCACACCACAACCGTCGAGGGGTACGTCGCCGGCACCGCCATCGAGCGCGCGCTCCTCCCGCTCATCCGCGAGAAGCACGCACGATCTGACGCCGAGTACCACTACGTCGACCGCCGCCCGCTCGACGACGCGTTCTACACCATCGACGACGCGACGGGCGACGTGACGGACATGCTCGAAGCCGCCGAACGCCACGACGAGAAGCACCCACTGTTCGTGCTCGTCGGCGCCGGCTCCACCAGCGAGTCCACGGACGCCATCGACCTGCTCGACATGTACGACGTGGACACGGTCGCCGTCGACGGCGGCTACACCGACGAGGCCGCGGGCGCAGACGTCCTTGTCAGTCCCACCGACGCCGGCGAGGACCCCGTCAACACGGGCGCACTCGGCGCGCAGCTCGCCGCGTTCGTCAACGACGACGTGCGCGAGGACCTCTACCACCTCCCCGCGGTCGCCTACTGGGAGGAGCTGCCGGCCGCGTACGCCGACCTCGCCGACACGACTGACTACAGCCGCGAGACCCTGGAGAACCTCCGGGACGCCATCGCACTGGAGGCGTTCTACCAGTCCTACGAGGACAAGCGCGAACTCATCAGCGACCTGCTGTGGGGCGAGGCCGACGACTCGCTCATCACGCACGTCTCCGCGCAGTTCCGCGAGCGCCTCGACACCGAACTCGCGACCGCCGAGCCCCACCTCCGGGTGCGCGGCGAGAACGGCGTCACCTTCGAAGTGCTCGACGTCGACGACTACACCCACCAGTACGACTTCCCGCCGGTCGACCTGCTGCTCGACGCGCTCCACCGCCGGAACGACCGCGCGGACGTGCTCGTCGGCGTCAGCGGCGACGAACTCCGCGTCCGCAGCGACGACTCGGTGGACGTGCGCGCGGTCGGCGGGCGCATCGCCGAGGAACTCCCGGAAGCCGGCGTCCTGACCCGCGGCGCCCGCGACGGCCGCATCGAGTTCCTCTCGGGCGAACAGGCGGCCGTCGTCGACGCCGTCGTCTCCGGGATCGCGGACCAGCTCGCGTAA
- a CDS encoding YIP1 family protein: protein MTTWVEPEGGRERGPVGLAKSFTQVLVNPRTFFEEAVSPGDQAPGLVFGMAVVLVEESTRMAVVPGAALEFPTAPWLAAALTVSLAVLLVTPAAIHALSALETLALVVFAPERGGVSETVQVLAYAAAPCAFVGVSVPLVTVVCGLWAFGLLVLGTSVVHDLSLPRAFAAAVVPGVLAFGSGFGWFAATAELVGVVAPALAL, encoded by the coding sequence ATGACGACCTGGGTCGAACCGGAGGGCGGCCGCGAGCGCGGGCCGGTGGGGCTCGCCAAGTCGTTCACGCAGGTGCTCGTGAACCCGCGGACGTTCTTCGAGGAGGCGGTCTCGCCGGGCGACCAGGCGCCCGGGCTCGTCTTCGGGATGGCCGTCGTCCTCGTCGAGGAGTCGACTCGGATGGCGGTCGTGCCCGGGGCCGCCCTCGAGTTCCCGACGGCGCCGTGGCTCGCGGCCGCGCTCACGGTGTCGCTGGCGGTACTGCTCGTCACCCCCGCGGCAATCCACGCGCTGTCCGCACTGGAGACGCTCGCACTCGTCGTGTTCGCGCCCGAGCGCGGCGGCGTCAGCGAGACGGTACAGGTGCTCGCCTACGCCGCCGCCCCCTGCGCGTTCGTCGGCGTCTCCGTCCCCCTCGTGACGGTCGTCTGTGGCCTCTGGGCGTTCGGCCTGCTCGTCCTCGGGACGAGCGTCGTCCACGACCTCTCGCTCCCGCGGGCCTTCGCCGCCGCCGTCGTCCCCGGCGTGCTCGCGTTCGGGTCCGGGTTCGGCTGGTTCGCCGCGACCGCCGAACTCGTCGGGGTCGTCGCTCCCGCACTCGCACTTTAG
- a CDS encoding thymidine kinase: MHAITNSGWVEVITGSMFSGKTEELLRRLRRAEIAGQEVAAFTPAIDDRYGEATLGSHAGRTWEATVVDTTADGVEGIPAQLNGEQVVAVDEANFFPGDIVAVCQELAADGRRVVVSGTDQTFRGEPFDPIPQLMAVAEYVEKFQAICTQCGEPATRNQRLIEGEPAHYDDPTIMVGAEESYEARCRNCHVVERA; this comes from the coding sequence ATGCACGCCATCACGAACTCCGGGTGGGTCGAGGTCATCACGGGGTCGATGTTCTCCGGGAAGACCGAGGAGTTACTGCGGCGACTCCGGCGCGCCGAGATCGCGGGCCAGGAGGTCGCGGCGTTCACGCCCGCCATCGACGACCGGTACGGCGAGGCGACGCTCGGCTCCCACGCCGGCCGGACGTGGGAGGCGACGGTCGTAGATACGACCGCCGACGGCGTCGAGGGGATTCCGGCCCAGCTGAACGGCGAGCAGGTCGTAGCCGTCGACGAGGCGAACTTCTTCCCCGGGGACATCGTCGCGGTCTGCCAGGAACTCGCCGCGGACGGCCGCCGCGTCGTCGTCTCGGGCACCGACCAGACGTTCCGCGGGGAACCCTTCGACCCCATCCCACAGCTGATGGCGGTCGCCGAGTACGTCGAGAAGTTCCAGGCCATCTGCACCCAGTGCGGGGAGCCGGCGACCCGGAACCAGCGGCTCATCGAGGGCGAACCCGCCCACTACGACGACCCGACGATCATGGTGGGCGCAGAGGAGTCCTACGAGGCGCGCTGCCGGAACTGCCACGTCGTCGAACGCGCCTGA